A stretch of the Prochlorococcus marinus str. MIT 0918 genome encodes the following:
- a CDS encoding SufS family cysteine desulfurase, translating to MNQKNNLAEITRKDFALFSDINNLQTNLIYLDHAATSQKPKQVIDKLIHYYQYENANVHRGAHQLSAKATEAFEEARQITSDFIQAKSNREIIFTRNATEAINLVANSWGSSQLKEGDEILITLMEHHSNIVPWQILAEKKKCKLSYIGLTDTGELDINDLRLKINEKTRLVSLLHISNTLGTCNPIQTITEIAHSAGALVLLDACQSLAHKEININELNIDFLAGSSHKICGPTGCGFLWAREEILEIMPPFLGGGEMIQDVSLYKSNWADLPFKFEAGTPAIGEAIAMGEAIKYLQNIGLKNISAYEKELTEYLFNKLEKIEGIKILGPSPIQQENRGSLVTFSIDGIHSNDLSELLDLNNICIRSGHHCCQPLHKYYGLNSSARASLSFTTTKKEIDLFSKELVNSISLLRKHS from the coding sequence ATGAATCAAAAAAATAATTTAGCAGAAATAACCAGAAAAGATTTTGCTCTTTTTTCAGATATCAATAATCTACAGACAAATTTAATTTATTTAGATCATGCCGCAACCAGTCAAAAGCCAAAACAAGTAATTGATAAATTAATACATTATTACCAATATGAAAATGCAAATGTTCATCGAGGAGCACATCAATTAAGTGCTAAAGCTACTGAAGCTTTTGAAGAAGCTAGGCAAATAACATCTGACTTCATTCAAGCAAAATCCAATAGAGAAATTATTTTCACACGTAATGCAACAGAAGCTATAAATCTAGTAGCAAACTCTTGGGGAAGCTCACAACTAAAAGAAGGCGATGAAATCTTAATTACTTTAATGGAACACCATAGCAATATTGTTCCATGGCAAATTCTTGCAGAAAAGAAAAAGTGCAAACTTAGTTATATAGGACTAACAGATACTGGAGAGCTAGATATTAATGATTTACGTCTTAAAATCAATGAAAAAACTCGTCTGGTAAGTTTACTTCATATAAGTAATACACTAGGAACCTGTAATCCTATTCAAACAATTACTGAAATTGCTCACAGTGCAGGAGCATTAGTATTACTTGATGCATGTCAAAGTCTCGCACATAAAGAAATAAATATCAATGAATTAAATATAGATTTTTTAGCTGGATCTTCCCATAAAATTTGTGGCCCAACTGGTTGTGGTTTCTTGTGGGCGCGAGAAGAAATATTAGAAATAATGCCACCTTTCCTAGGTGGTGGAGAAATGATCCAAGATGTTTCCCTTTATAAAAGCAACTGGGCAGACTTACCATTTAAATTTGAAGCAGGGACACCGGCGATTGGAGAAGCAATTGCAATGGGCGAAGCTATTAAGTATCTTCAAAACATAGGTTTAAAGAATATTAGTGCTTATGAAAAAGAACTAACTGAATATCTTTTTAACAAGTTGGAAAAAATCGAGGGTATTAAAATTTTAGGTCCATCACCAATTCAACAAGAAAATAGAGGCTCATTAGTAACTTTTTCTATAGATGGTATACATTCAAATGATTTATCTGAGTTGCTAGATCTTAATAATATTTGTATTAGAAGTGGACACCACTGTTGCCAACCTCTGCATAAATATTATGGTTTAAATTCATCTGCTCGTGCTAGTCTTAGCTTTACAACAACGAAAAAAGAAATAGATTTATTTTCTAAAGAACTTGTTAATTCGATTTCATTGTTAAGAAAACATTCTTAA
- the sufD gene encoding Fe-S cluster assembly protein SufD — MKTNMFEIWLDTLPDNDGYLKQIQDQAKDLLKKHGLPKKKLEGWRLTNRENLKELFNVPLNPQGQFIEIKLDSQEISNKLDQKPQNIEQLEPLEIKQILYNKKSLIENSDHDFLKNINEATANNIIGLKIKKGTKSSLEVIIKDSQELLSSSRIILIIEEGASIDITEHLEGEKGSSHSHLIEIFVEKNAKVNHRVIAIGKSLSKLLATISVEQNEKSSYKLTCFQEGWQLSRIEEHIIQIKGNAKSDIKGLQLANNSEQLSTYSFIKFNGPNGSVNQTQKAISSDRAHSIFHGLIDVPEIAQKTEASQLSKNLLLSSTAKIDTSPQLKIIADDVQCSHGATVSQLEQEELFYLQSRGIKCNEAQELLITGFCEEIIKDLPFKIERFSFLDNNL, encoded by the coding sequence ATGAAAACCAACATGTTTGAAATATGGCTGGACACCCTGCCTGATAATGATGGTTATTTAAAACAAATACAAGATCAAGCTAAAGATTTACTCAAAAAACATGGACTACCAAAGAAAAAACTTGAAGGGTGGAGATTAACCAATAGAGAAAATCTTAAAGAGCTATTTAATGTGCCTTTAAACCCTCAAGGTCAGTTCATTGAAATTAAATTAGATTCACAAGAGATCTCAAATAAGTTAGATCAAAAGCCCCAAAATATTGAACAGTTAGAACCACTAGAAATTAAGCAAATCTTATACAATAAGAAATCTCTAATAGAAAATTCAGACCATGATTTTCTCAAGAATATCAATGAAGCTACGGCAAATAATATAATTGGACTAAAGATAAAGAAAGGTACAAAGTCATCATTGGAAGTAATAATCAAAGATTCGCAAGAATTATTAAGTTCATCAAGAATAATATTAATAATCGAAGAAGGAGCTTCCATTGATATTACAGAACATTTAGAAGGAGAGAAAGGATCTTCTCATAGTCACTTAATAGAAATTTTTGTTGAAAAAAATGCAAAAGTTAATCATAGGGTAATTGCTATTGGCAAAAGCTTATCAAAATTACTAGCAACAATATCAGTTGAGCAAAATGAAAAAAGTAGTTATAAATTAACTTGTTTTCAAGAAGGTTGGCAATTAAGTCGCATAGAAGAACATATAATTCAAATTAAAGGTAATGCAAAAAGTGATATTAAAGGATTACAACTTGCCAATAATAGTGAACAACTATCTACTTATTCATTTATTAAATTTAATGGTCCTAATGGGTCTGTTAATCAAACACAAAAGGCTATTTCAAGTGACAGGGCACACTCTATTTTTCATGGATTAATTGACGTTCCTGAAATAGCACAGAAAACAGAAGCATCACAATTAAGTAAAAATCTTTTACTATCCTCAACAGCTAAAATTGACACTAGTCCTCAATTGAAAATCATTGCTGATGATGTGCAATGTAGTCATGGTGCAACAGTTAGCCAATTAGAACAAGAAGAACTTTTTTATTTACAAAGTAGAGGTATTAAATGTAATGAAGCACAGGAACTACTAATTACAGGTTTCTGCGAAGAAATCATCAAAGATCTTCCTTTTAAAATTGAAAGATTTTCTTTTCTAGATAATAATTTATAG
- the sufC gene encoding Fe-S cluster assembly ATPase SufC produces the protein MTQKKIILELKDLHVGIEGKTILNGLNLQVFEGEIHAIMGRNGSGKSTLSKVIAGHPSYSIESGEILYEDTNISELEPEDRSKKGIFLGFQYPIEIPGVKNIDFLRVAVNAKRKEKNESELDIFEFEEWIEHKLEIVKMSKDFLERGLNQGFSGGEKKRNEILQMAILEPTLSILDETDSGLDIDALRTVANGINQIHSNNKATILITHYQRLLNEIQPHFVHIMKDGEIIKTGSKELAIELESKGYEEFENNRTE, from the coding sequence ATGACTCAAAAAAAGATCATCTTAGAATTAAAAGATCTACATGTAGGAATAGAAGGTAAGACCATATTGAATGGTTTGAATCTTCAAGTATTTGAAGGAGAAATTCATGCAATTATGGGAAGAAACGGTAGTGGTAAAAGTACATTATCTAAAGTTATTGCTGGCCACCCTTCGTATTCCATTGAATCAGGAGAAATCTTATATGAAGATACAAATATAAGTGAATTGGAACCTGAAGATCGTTCTAAGAAAGGTATTTTCTTAGGTTTCCAATATCCAATAGAAATACCAGGTGTTAAAAACATTGATTTTCTTAGAGTTGCTGTGAACGCTAAAAGAAAAGAAAAAAATGAAAGTGAACTAGATATTTTTGAATTTGAAGAATGGATAGAACATAAACTAGAAATAGTAAAAATGAGCAAAGACTTCCTCGAAAGAGGCTTAAATCAAGGATTTTCTGGAGGTGAGAAAAAACGAAATGAAATCTTGCAAATGGCAATATTGGAACCTACTCTGTCAATCTTAGATGAAACAGATTCAGGGTTAGATATAGATGCTCTGAGAACAGTAGCAAATGGAATTAATCAAATACATTCTAACAATAAAGCGACAATACTAATTACACATTATCAACGCCTTTTAAATGAAATACAGCCTCATTTCGTTCATATTATGAAAGATGGGGAAATTATAAAAACTGGTTCAAAAGAATTAGCAATAGAACTAGAAAGCAAAGGTTATGAAGAATTTGAAAATAATAGGACCGAATAA
- the sufB gene encoding Fe-S cluster assembly protein SufB — MTSNKTISQVLEKSYQYGFLTDIESEKIPKGINEEIIQLISRKKNEPSFLLDFRLKAFQKWKSMEEPKWADLGYPAIDYQDIIYYAAPKNIEKKNSLDEVDPKILETFDKLGIPLTEQKRLSNVAVDAIFDSVSIATTFKKKLGEVGVIFCSISEAVQNHPDLIQKYLGSVVPINDNYFAALNSAVFSDGSFVYIPKGIECPMELSSYFRINSGDTGQFERTLIIAEEKSSVSYLEGCTAPMFDTNTLHAAVVELIALDEATIKYSTVQNWYAGDKNGIGGIYNFVTKRGRCKGKKSKISWSQVETGSSITWKYPSCILEGENSIGEFYSVALTNNKQIADTGTKMIHIGKGSKSTIISKGISAGNSKNSYRGLVHIGNKAEGAKNYSQCDSLLIGSKAKANTYPYIHSYQKNSSIEHEASTSKISEEQLFYLKSRGIDSEEAISMMVSGFCRDVFNELPMEFASEADSLLGLKLEGTVG; from the coding sequence ATGACTAGCAACAAAACCATCTCCCAAGTTCTAGAGAAATCATATCAATATGGTTTCTTAACGGACATCGAAAGCGAAAAAATACCCAAAGGTATTAATGAAGAAATTATTCAACTAATTTCTAGAAAAAAAAATGAGCCAAGTTTTTTATTAGATTTTCGTCTAAAAGCTTTTCAAAAGTGGAAAAGCATGGAAGAACCCAAATGGGCAGACTTAGGTTATCCAGCTATTGATTATCAGGATATAATTTATTATGCAGCACCAAAAAATATTGAGAAAAAAAATAGTCTTGATGAGGTTGACCCTAAAATATTAGAAACATTTGATAAGCTTGGTATACCACTTACTGAACAAAAACGTCTATCTAATGTAGCAGTAGATGCTATTTTTGATAGTGTTTCAATTGCAACTACATTTAAAAAAAAGCTAGGTGAAGTTGGAGTTATATTTTGCTCAATTAGCGAAGCAGTACAAAATCACCCAGATCTTATACAAAAATATTTGGGCTCAGTCGTACCAATTAATGATAATTATTTTGCAGCACTAAATTCTGCCGTATTTAGTGACGGTTCATTTGTCTATATTCCTAAAGGTATAGAATGCCCAATGGAATTATCCTCATATTTCAGAATTAATTCAGGAGATACAGGACAATTTGAAAGAACATTAATCATCGCTGAAGAAAAGTCCTCAGTAAGTTATTTAGAAGGTTGTACTGCTCCAATGTTTGATACTAATACTCTGCATGCTGCAGTAGTAGAACTAATTGCATTAGATGAAGCAACAATCAAATATTCAACCGTCCAAAATTGGTATGCTGGGGATAAAAATGGTATAGGAGGAATATATAATTTTGTCACTAAAAGAGGGAGGTGTAAAGGTAAGAAAAGCAAAATCAGCTGGTCACAAGTTGAAACAGGGTCTTCTATAACCTGGAAATATCCAAGCTGTATTTTAGAAGGTGAAAATTCTATAGGTGAATTTTATTCTGTAGCATTAACTAATAACAAACAAATAGCAGATACTGGCACTAAAATGATCCACATAGGCAAAGGTAGTAAATCAACTATTATCAGTAAAGGAATAAGTGCTGGCAACTCAAAAAATAGCTATAGAGGTCTGGTTCATATTGGAAATAAAGCGGAAGGTGCAAAAAATTATAGTCAATGTGACTCACTATTAATTGGAAGCAAAGCCAAAGCAAATACCTATCCCTATATACATTCATACCAAAAAAACTCTTCTATAGAGCACGAAGCAAGCACCTCTAAAATTTCTGAAGAACAACTTTTTTATCTAAAAAGTCGAGGAATAGATTCAGAAGAAGCAATTTCAATGATGGTTAGCGGCTTTTGTCGTGATGTATTTAATGAATTGCCTATGGAATTTGCTTCTGAGGCAGATAGCTTACTAGGCTTAAAGCTAGAAGGTACTGTTGGATGA